The Pseudomonas fragi DNA window CAGCGGGCTGGCGCTGGAGCGTACCGCCACCCTGGACAGTGGTTTGCGGGGGCGCTTTGGCAAAGGCTTGCTCACCGGGTTTTCCAACCCGAAAACCATCGTCATGTTCAGTGCCGTGTTCCCGCAGTTTGCCGGGCAGGGCAGTGCCACCCACGCGCAGGACTTGCTGGTACTGGGGCTGACCTTTCTGCTGCTGCAGTTCGCCAGCGGTTGCCTGTACTGCTACTTCGGCCAGCGTATTCGCCGGGCGCTGCAAAGCCCGTCGCGACAGGTGTTGTTGCAACGGGCTACAGCCTGCATGTTACTGGGGGTTGCAGTAATGCTGGCGCGAGGTTTCAGCCAGAGCTGACCCTGCCAGGCGCTGGCGCCATCACGCCGCCAGAGGCTTGCTGTTCAGGGATTTTTTGTACTCGGCTTTCATCGCCTCCATCTGTTTGCCCAGTTCCTCGAGCACTGCCTTGCCAAGCAACTTGCGGGCCTGGGGAAACATCTCGGTTTCCTCTTCTTCGATATGGTGCTCGAGCAGCTCCTTGACCACCTTTGCCCGACCGGAGAACTCCAGAGAATCGGGGGCGGTTTTCTTCAGGTCAGGCAATACCAGGGAGTCCACAGTGCGGTGTTCTTCCTTCGCTTCGTGGTACATGACGGCTTGCTCTTTACCACCGGCTTTCTTGAACACCGGGTAGAGGATTTCCTC harbors:
- a CDS encoding LysE family translocator is translated as MATQLTLASFLYFLMFCATMTFSPGPMTLLLMGFGMQEGLKRSMPVQLGASAAYLVSMLIFAVGFTELIKGNPLISRALQYIGVAYLLYLAWRQWNSSGLALERTATLDSGLRGRFGKGLLTGFSNPKTIVMFSAVFPQFAGQGSATHAQDLLVLGLTFLLLQFASGCLYCYFGQRIRRALQSPSRQVLLQRATACMLLGVAVMLARGFSQS
- a CDS encoding hemerythrin domain-containing protein; this encodes MNAIDLLLEDHKRVKAILNQLSDSTERAVKKRTELLNKLEMEITIHTRLEEEILYPVFKKAGGKEQAVMYHEAKEEHRTVDSLVLPDLKKTAPDSLEFSGRAKVVKELLEHHIEEEETEMFPQARKLLGKAVLEELGKQMEAMKAEYKKSLNSKPLAA